The sequence below is a genomic window from Andrena cerasifolii isolate SP2316 chromosome 6, iyAndCera1_principal, whole genome shotgun sequence.
ACTCGTTGACTGCCGAGCAAAATTTCTTACAATTTTCCGACTTCTTAACAGCGCTGTGTAGACTTTCATTCGATAAGTACAAAAGGCGAGAATCGGTCCACATAACCCGGCGTGGCGCTTTGCGAAGTTCTTGCCCCGGTTTACATAATCCGGTGTGGCAGACAACGTGTTAAAcagttgtattaattttttgttttatttcgtAAAAAGACTATAATTACAGATATATACTGacactttttattatttctgttaCCTGCTTTTAAAGAAGAAGTTCTTTTACAACTCTAAATGAAATTAATGTACCATCGACAAAATATAATTTGTTACAAATTATCTAAGTAAATACATATAGCAGAACATGATTTAGTGCACAGAGAAGGAACACTTACTTATTTCTTACTGTAGGTTTTCACTTATTGTGGCGAGAAGTGTTCGTAGTATCGTTCGAAGTAGTTCGAAGTATCCGTTGTACATCCGCGATATCATTGGCTCCGAGCTTCCCTTCCGCGCGAATTTGAAAAACACCATGGAGCTCGTGCTCCTTAATGGCTCAATCAACTGGCCCGAACTGCCCTACATCAATATGCCCCTTGGGTGCAAAATTCAAAGTTAATTTTTCTGGAGACCTAAGCGAGTTATGacgaaattttattatatatattttacttattttctcaTGTAAAAACCCTTTCGCTTGCGTCACCCGTTACgaagcaccctgtataattgACCAAAGTTAAAATATTCACACACAAGCTATTTGGGTAAagtaattcgtttaaaaaattatattcttcatAGAAAAGTACATATTGTTATGCTATTTAACTTTCTTCTTCCTTGCCATTTTCTATTGTCAGCCATGTAAAAGAACTGCGCAAAATGCGTGACTCACCATATATTTAATTTGgtgtaatttattattattattaatatcattCGTTTCTAGTTTTGGGAATATAATTTTGTACCAGATGTAACTCAACAAGCAGATACTCCAAAGGTTTGCACTCAGGATATGGATATGATGGATAATCCTCACGAATATACTCAGCTGTTTAAACATCAATTATAttcaataaatttaaacatggTACCAGCTTGTATAAAGGCGTATGAGATTTTGGGTGTGAAGCATGAACCGCTTACTTTAATTCCGCCATATTTTGAAGCTCCACTGCCACCCACACAAGCAtcagtaaaaatatttattgtttatattatattaattctaTCAGGCATATTATATGTTTTGTTCCACAAGTATGATCTACCTAATTTGTTTAAAGGTTTTCCCACCAAGTTTTCAAGAACTACCCCCACCAGCCTTGGAATTATTTGACCTGGATGAAGCTTTTAGTTCTGACATACTAAAACTATCACACTTAACAAATAAATACATAGCAACAAAAGATATATCGAAAGACATGGAATTGGACCACTATATTAGGGAATTTGGAAATATCATAAAAATTAGTAATTCTAATGCTCATACAGCTAAAGAAGTATTAAACTCTGTCTTTCAGAGTATCAGCATTTATAAAGCTATACATGAATGACGAggttgtaaaattgtaaatatgcttttattttatacttatttATCATATTAGTTTTACATAAATGTACACATATATTGCACGTATAAATAAGATAGTTTTTATTTGTTACAAACATTTGATTGTATCTCAACAATGTATAAGACGATACTTCTTGACAACATTTAAAAATTGCTTCATAAATGTGTTCCTAATAGTTCTAAATGTAGTTATATTTGTGGGACTATTAATTATTGCAGCTTCTTGTTACATGTTTTATATTCGCTCCATTTTGGTTATCCGCATACATTAGGATAGTccttaaaatacaatttttaaaatgttgctgGGCACTCTAAAATTTTGTTCTCTATACTGAAAAACGGGCTTGGTTAAAATGTTATTACATTTCATGATATTTTAAAGGTTGCTACccgcttattaatattttaaataaaattgaatttcttacTGAAGCTGAATTCGTTGACCAGGCCCTGTCCAGAATAGTACATGGCAATGCCATGGTCAACTTACCAGCTTTGGCTATATATAGTAAACATTACTACTAGACATTTATAAATATGAATTGGCTATTTTCAAAAGTTGTTGATTCCTAAATTTACTGTATAATAATATTCCAACGTTAACTAAatgtgtttaagaaatataatatgtcgataagaaaattgcatttttcttttaagaaacACAAAATTCAATGCCTGGTAGCATCCCTTAACAagtgaaaaaatcaaataaatactATATTACTCATCAGGGTGAACACATTGAGATGGCACCCtgtgaaaaattacaaaaatgttttttggaaTCAAATAAACACCACCTTagtattagggctgggactattcaaataatttaatattcaaatattttacaagtatttgaatgctaagaataaacttcgaatatttgagtatttgaatgttattattcaaatactattcgaatactgatgtattcaaataatatggtgtgaagtgggtcaaaattagcatacaagatttcaccttgacaaatgaacctaaagagctggatttataattcataccatactattcgaatacatcagtattcgaatacttcaatattcgaaaagtattcgaatacttaaatattcgaatagtattcaaatacttaaatatttgagtagtattcaaatacttgaatatacaaattatattcaccaaataatggagcaactgaagtattcaaatattcgaataccgaaaaattcgacaaatagtgcCAGCGCTACttattatacatacatacatgcgtGGATACTGCAATGGCATGTATGTAAATAGGAAATTTAACGTTGTCATCTTGTAGTTATTAAATGAACATTACaagtaaatatttaatatactaTATTAATCATACCAAACCGAATTGCTTAAGTTTAAATTTCATTCAGATTTTAAACCTATcgattttattatttagaacataTAACCTAtgtgctacatgacaataaatgtttattggctatttcgttcttttacgctacaatTATGAACCTTTTATCATtcttccaaaacattattattacgcggcaatagtatctttaggaaatcgggtatagcatatgggttatattttctgtcacttcgatgacagaaaatccgttcatgaaatccgctactgaaaatgcgcaggctggatgcgcgtgattattatgtggtcggctcctcgaagtgacagaaaatataacctatatgatATACCCGATTTCATAAAGATACCGTTGCGGCGcaacaataatattttggaaggatgttaagtcatataaagttgacaaatgtagcgtaaaagaacgaaatatccaataaacatttattgtcatgtagcatatgtgtaggttatattttctgtcacttcgaggaggggaccacataatttggtgcatattttttaaagcGTACGTgaagagacaaatacgcatgcgcgcataaactgcacgcttcatgcgttagaagtgggagaattctagagaatcctatgtgccaccaacgCCACCAATGCACGCATAGACTGAAACGGAACGTTTTTCTCCGCAGTCTATGGGCGGTAttttcagtcgctacttattcttaagcaaatgcttaagcactcgacatcctttactagctactaggttagtagaggatgccgcgaCAGGTAAGAAAGTTTTATGTACGGTTTGAGTTACATTTGAGACACttgtttatttgaatattcgtgatgtttttgaatatttaggtTATAAACTCTATTATCAAAAACTTTCAATTTagtgtaaaaaataataaaaatgatttcctaaatttaaaactTGTATTTTTGAAATGCACTCGTTAAATGCTATTAAAAGACAGGGAGAGGACGGAGAGGACCAACAGTACATTGGCGATGCGTAGTGCCAAGTTGTACTTCGAACAGCAGTATAAACAGACACAGCTTTCCTAAGAACGTGATAAGGAGTGAACTTAGGGGTATtcgattccgattcgattctttagaaaatcgattcttttggttaaaGAATCGATCTttagaaaatcgattcttttgctTAAAGaatcgatcttttgaatcgattctttggtatccgattttccctagaatcgattctttgatgtaagaatcgacaatcgattttttgccgtctgggggaattaattgccactagtgaaaggaccaatcaaaCTGCTTTTTGCGTAGGTTTTCCTGGTCTTATACGTTTCCCGCCATTTATACACGATTCCCGCCAAATTTATAAATGATTCTTATGTTGTGGATGATTCTGGACGGTTCTGGATCTTTCTTTACCATTCTTCCTTTTTCCTTCCTTGTGTATTTTCTAAAGCCAgaaatattttaactgatcacagaaataatttatcacctgaacatttacagcaattattgtttttaaatttcgtatCAATGAAAGAATGCTAATTAcatgatgaataaaatatttaaaatgaatagcaaaatatttcttctattcaataTAATGCCCTTCAACAACTATCCCAAGTTGTTccttgtaaaagtattttttatatcgattctttcaaaattattcaaattcgacttctatgtatatgtactaattttggaaaaatgtttTATGACGACTCTTTTCATCTCTATTCTTTGGTTCAGATTTTTTAGAAAgatcgattcttataattcgattttgaatcgattTTTTTAGGTGAATCGAACACCCGTAGAGTGAACAATGGTAGCAGGCAATTAATAATCCGAACCTGGATGGTCTTACATCTGATGAATTGCGCAACTACAGAGTTTGTCAACTACACTTTCCCGTCAGTGCCTACAAAATTACACGCATTCGCCAAATATTACAAGACGATACCGTACCGCAATTAACGTTGAATTCTAGGTCATCTACTGGATCCCCCCATGTATTgaccataggtagaggaacaccaTGTTATGGAGGTTGCATACGAaggaatatatatgtacatacatgaacaatgtaatataagtaattaatataattacttaACACTctagcgtttaagcaaactgttaaactgaatACAAAGAATATTTTACAAAGAAAAATCTGAGCCACTCACTAATCCTTATCTCTACTTGTATTTTGTACAATTAAGTATCTTATACAAAATGTAGGGTAAGAGATACATTTGTTGGCATTATCCAAATCTTCTTAACGTGTCAACAAATGTATTTCTTATTCTACATATTACAGTACGCAGATCCTgagtgtatttaatttttccggcatgagccgccatattgaattttagttcaaaCAGAAACTTTCATAGCTTAGAGGGCGCGCAAATACTGATCCAAAAGTTTTGCTGGAGTTTCCACCCCCTGGTTAATTATATACTGATATAGTAGATATTGCTGTTCATCACTGTCAGGGGGCTGCCACTCTTATttacgattttggaacagtgtttcaactgtcACTTAGACAGTTCCaactttttcgaactaaaattcaatatggccgtgatcacgtgttcatgatggTTTAAACACGTCCAGTGTTTTAGTCGACTAGCAAGTAATTTACCGtgtgtggacactaaaatttagttgagtagtttaataaaacaatggtaaattactaaattactcgctactcgactaaattactggacgtgtctgttccagcctttactgtgcacgccattgatatgcattgcatggcatttgtgaattgttgattGACGCCAGCTAGTAGCGTACGAAACTTAAACATTCCTATCGAAAaacaagttttataaaatcagtttgacagtaacaggtatatatatatatatatagttgaatatatatttttaatgtaggatatgtagaatatctttttaacttatgttttttatacagctatgtcacgacatatactacattaaaaatatatattcaactatccacatacctgttactgtcaaactggtTTTAtataacttatttttcgataagattgttgataggattgatgtgtctgttccagcctttacagatgaattatgaacacgtgatcacggccatattgaattttagttcgaaaaaattggaactgcctaggtggcagttgaaacactgttccaaaatcgcaaatgagagtggtagcccTCTGATCACTGTTCATGTTGATTCATGTTGTGGATGCCGTGTTAGCCGCTATCGTTGAATGTGATACGGAAATGATAGTGAGACTTATGAGCCCCAAAACCTACCAAAACCGTGTGACAGAAAAtagcattggttgataggtttATTCTATGTTCCTATATCTCGCTGTGTCTTTTCTTCCGTGATGTGATTTGGAGTTTGTTTATTGCATACACGAATGCATATCAAAACTAACAGCTGATGCAACTTAAGTACATGGTGTTATGGCTGACAGATATGTACATTGAGAGTGATGCTCGAAATAGTCAGTAATCTGTGTGactagaaaaattttataattacttaATAGTGGATTCGCATAAAATGACTGCGTCCGTACAAGAGGACAACGAGTTAAAAAGGTTGCTTGGTAATCCTACGAAAAATGCCAGCGAGGATAGTTCTATGGCTCCGCCACAGTCGGTAATATGTTGATGAGGTATACACACATATATTTCCACACGGACTTTTTACTTTACATGTGCATTTCATTTTTAGACTAATGTTCCACGGCTCAGTACATCGCAAAATGTTAATCCACAATCCATGATAAGTTGTATGACCCCAGCTAATAGTACAAAAGAAGTTATAGAACCGTGTTTACAGTAAGTGCGGATACGATTTAAATTTCCATAAATGGAACTTTGAATTAAAACTACGGTTGAATCGGCTTTGTGTTTGAAGAAACATTTATGGTATGCCGAGTGATCTGTTCTTTTAGGAATGTAGTCTCTACGGTAAATTTAGGCATGGAATTAGCACTTATGTACATTAATACACGGACAAGGAACTCGGAATATAATCCAGCACGATTTACGGGTTTGATTATGAGAATTCGAAACCCTAGAGCCACTGCTTTAATCTTTCATTCTGGGAAAGTAGTATGCACAGGGGCCAGATGTGAGGAGGATTCATATTTAGCAACAAGGAAGTTTGCTCGCATAATTCAGAAGCTAGGATTTCCAGTAAGCAATGtctattgtattttatttcgtCCAACATCCATTGTTGGATATACtttcgaatggccccagtggtcgatcgacacgaggtttgaggggagggggtgtggaccctaattctaaaattgtaacttcgggtatttattagtttccgaaatattaataacaatttattGTTAACTTTttcacaaactattttttttaactgcgcaTACGTAGCCTTAACAGGGATCCATCCTGTCCCCCCTATTCGTTCTACGGACAGTTG
It includes:
- the Trf gene encoding TATA-box binding protein-related factor, with protein sequence MTASVQEDNELKRLLGNPTKNASEDSSMAPPQSTNVPRLSTSQNVNPQSMISCMTPANSTKEVIEPCLQNVVSTVNLGMELALMYINTRTRNSEYNPARFTGLIMRIRNPRATALIFHSGKVVCTGARCEEDSYLATRKFARIIQKLGFPVKFYNFKIQNIVATCDLKFPIKLENLNHIHGQFSSYEPELYPGLIYRMVSPRVVLLIFVNGKIVLTGAKNRTELQDALNNIYPILKSFRKQ